The stretch of DNA GCATTATAGTTTTATAactgttcaagaaagcggtctaagCGGCCGCCTAGGCGTTCAGTAGACGCCTAGGCGTTCAGTAGGCGTTCAGTAGACGCCTAGGCGTTCAgtagacgcctagatgaccgtcTGAatcgcttaaaattacataaatattattttaatatttatttttgatttttaactacatatatttaaattattaagttttatatatgtataagtaattataaaagtttatatatttttaatgtaacttaaataaatgtatttttttaacttttgtttatgatttatcatttttttgtttttctagtatatattttacataaatttatatataatttttataaattaatgttttatgttgtaaaggCTTAAACCGCCTAAAAATCGCTAGGCCCCGATTAGCCCGATTAGATGTTCCACGTGCTAGACACTGGATCACCGCCCATATACCGCCTAACGCTTTGTTGAACACTGGTTTTATTGAACTTTTGAGCAATTTCATAGACAGTGTAATGTTCCTAACGTTTCCAGCTCTCGTTTTCTGCAAACTCATACTCCTTgccataaaaagaaaatcaagaacACAACACTAAGAATCTTGTCTGTTCTAAGACTTcaagaatatataaaacaagaaaattagaaCGAAAACTTTGATAAAgtctttaatgtttttgattaACTCTGTGAATTCGACTAATATTAGATGAAATGAAATCCCATACAAGTACGTACCTGTTTCCTAATATACCCTTAACAATCTCTAAATACATTATTAAcaccacaaataaaaaaacaaataaacctcttttttctctaatccaaaaccaaagaaactaaaaaaggGTTCCAAAGTACCTGAAAACATTTCCAAAATGAATGATCAATCCAATTCTTGAACGTAAACTGGCAGCCTTTGCCATCCACAGATCCTTGTTTCAGGTATAGACAAAGCAAACATTGGTATCATTTCGATTTCAAACATGAATGTTTTAATGACAGATTGCATAAGCAATCAGATTTTGCCGTTTGTACATGGCTTTATAGGATTCTTCTgtataagatttttattaatatgatatatCTGTAATTTTGATACAACAGAACAATAATGGAGATTTTCAAAAAGGCTGAAACCGTGCGTTTACGTAGCTACCACGACAAGTACCTTCTAGCAGAGGAGGACGAAGAATCCGTGAGCCAGGACAGAGATGGGCGGTCTATGAACGCAAGATGGACGGTGGAGGTTGTAGAAGAGGCAGACGTGATTCGTCTCAAGAGCTGCTTTGGAAAGTACCTAACCGCTTCAAACATCCCAATGTTCCTTGGCATGACCGGCAAGAAGGTAACACAAACACTACCACGGAGGCTAGACTCATCAACTGAATGGGAACCCGTTAGAGAAGGTGTTCAGGTTAGACTCAAGACGAGGTATGTGTCTTACTTTGATCAGAGGCCATCTCTCCTCTATGTAGTCTTCTTGAATATGAATGGTGTGAAGAATTTGAATTCAATAGGTATGGACAGTATCTCCGAGCTAATGGGGGTTTACCGCCATGGAGGAACTCAATTACACATGATATTCCTCATAGGTCAACCACACAGGACTGGATTTTATGGGATGTTGATATTTTGGAAAGCAGAAAGAAGAAAGCACCCCCGGTGGCTGAACCGGTTTATACGCCTCTCCcgcctcctccgccaccaccagAACTTCTGATGGAAATAAAAGATGATTATCAAGAACCCAATTCACCCAAAGGATTCTCTCTCAGGTCCCCAAGATTTTCCAAACCCGAGGTTTGATCAGTTCTACACTATCATATTCATGCAAGCAtctaatcaaagaaaacaagtttGTTCTGGGCATGATTGCATCAAAAATTACTGACCTAcaccttttgttttttacattttatgatCAGTCTGATGACAGTGTCCGCTCACCAGTCAAGGCAGATGGCAGGCTAATTTATTATAGAATTGGGGACGACGATGGGAACGTGGATGAAACAGCAAAGGAAGAGCTTTTCTGCTTCAAGGGTATGGGACTAGAAGAGCTGCAAGAGAAGCTTAAAGAAGAGACAGGTCTAAGTGATTTATCAATCTGTTCCAAGAACCCTTTAAACGGGCAATTATATCCCCTCCGGTTGCATCTCCCTCCCAACAATACAAAGATGCACGTCGTCTTGATCCCCTCGAAAGGTTAATTGCTTTAAATTGGTTCATATTTTACCAAAACAATGACTCATGAAGAACAAGGACATAAATTAGACACTGCGGGGAACATAACAGTTTTAGTTTGTGGGTTCTGGTTTAGTCATGAAAATGTGTGATATAGATGGTTATTATTTTCAGTTAGTTGGTTACGTTCTTTGGTTATATGTCAACTGTGGTTTCCCTgaatcaattaaaattgaagAGAATGTGTTGAAATTTTACAGGGGATGCCAGCACTTCTTGAAGAATGGTTCAAAATTACAGAGAGTTCGTTGTCCAAGACCACAAACTTTTGATTTCTGTTATTGTGTATTTCAGTAACACGCTGTATATCAACAAAACCTTTTAACATGAGTACACCACACTTGATGCTAAATGAATCTAACATAAGGCTGTATGTGAAATGCCTACCTAAGCAACCAAAACCCAATACTACGCCAAACATTCAAGAAGACATCGTGTTGAGATTTTGGTAAGGTTTCCCAACACGTAATTGTCAATAAGCTTCTTTTATTCTTAGTGAGATACATACCACTAACAGATCAAATTGAGTAATATGTTAAACAAGATCCTATATCTGTGAAACATCAAGTTTCTGCAAGTCAAGAAAAGTTTCTTAGGAGAACAACATAACTCAAGGTAGCAACTGTTACGAACGACAAGAGTGTACCTGAGCCAAACCATTGTTCCTGAGTCAAGACAAGACAGACACACCCTTATCAATCACAGGTAACCTGCAGTTACAGATTTGATTACCTAGAATATATAAGACAATGGAAAATACTATGAGTTTCTATGGCTTACGTTATTTAATCAGCTTTTCACTGTACGAGATTCAATCCTCTCCACTCTCTTAGATGCTGAATAGGTGTGCCCAAACGCCATGCAAATTTCAACTGTAGCTActggttttccttttttggctCATGCACTTCTGTTCTACTCTCCAGACACCCTAAAGTCTGAATCAGACACTTGTTTAGAAGTTACTCTCAAGGGCCCTCGTGAGAGAGGCTCATCTATTTCTTCAGGCCTTGCATAAGTTTCCAGTTCCTGTTTTAGGTGGTCATATGTTGCATCGAGTTCAGAAGCTCCTCTTGGTCCTTCATAAGTACTCCTTGTCCCCATTCCCACATAACCTTTGGACAACCCTTTAGTGTGTATTGTCGGTTAGAGGTGCTCTGATAAGATTTGCAGCTTCAAAGTGAGTGTTACAGAATCTGCAAGGCATCAACAGACAGAAGATGAATCACTGTGTGAATTTGTAGCAGATTTGGGTGTGACACATCTCCCGAAACAAATTTGGTAACATTCCCATCCACATCTAACACACTGCATCCTGGTGCCTTTCTTATTCCCTTCTGATCCATCATCCCACGAATCTTAGTTGCCTCCAAATTTCGTTGAGCACTAAAGTAAATATTAGATAGTTGAACTAGAGCTGCTTCCTCTTCATCAGCATTTCCTTTCTCTAACTCAAGAAGATTTCTAACAGCTAGTTCCCCGAGTTCAACATTCTTATGCGTTCGACAACCATTCAGTAAAGCACCCCAAACAGACGCAAGCGGTTTCATTGGCATTTTTTCAATAAGACCACGTGCATCATCTAATCTTCCAGCTCTACACATCAAATCTACTATACAACTGTAATGCTCATGCTTCGGAGTAATTCCATATCGATCTTCCATATTTTCTAACATTGTTCTACCTTCTTGAAGAAATCCTCCATGAGAACAAGCAGCTAAGACCCCAAGAAGAACTACACTATCAGGCTTAATAGCATCCTCTCGCTCCATCCGATCCAAACACATAATAGCTTTCTTTGCATAACCATAAGCAGCATATCCTCCAATTAAGGCTGCCCATGAAAACACATTCCTCTTACTCAACTTTTCGAAAACTTCCACAGCCGTCTCTATGCAACCACACTTAGCATACATATCAACAAGTGCAGTTCCAACAAATACATCAGAGTTAatccatatcttcttcttcttcacaaactcATGAATCCACTTCCCCTGAGAAAGAGCCCCAACTTGTGCACAAGCCGTTAGTGCCGTAGTAACCGAAAACTCATCAGGCTCAATTCCTCTAACCAACATCTCCTTAAACAACTCCAAACCCTCAGATCCTAACCCACATCTAACATACCCATTCATCAAAACATCCCATTTCACAACATCTGGCTCAGGAATTTCATCGAACACTTTGCGGGCATCCACCAACACTCTATCTTCTACATAAACCCTCAAAACCCCAGTCTGTACATGACCATCCGATAAAAAGACACCATTTTTAATCACCCAACAATGGATTTGCTTACCCACAGAGAATAAACAAGCTTTCAAACACGCAACAATCAAGAAATGGAACGTGAGATAACTTGGAgctatatcttcttcttcttcttcgtcttcactCACCATTAACCGAAAATATCGTAAACCCAAGTGAGGCAGGGAGCTTCTGGAGCAAATTCTTATCATAGTATCGTAAACGAATGAGTTACGAATCTCAATGGAATCGAATATAGCGGAAGCGTAGTGAAAGTGTTTGTTCAAATTGGGAAGATGGAGAAACGCTGTGAGAAGTTTGCTAATCGCGTAAGTGTTTCGATGGAGGCCATGGATGATGAATAGAGTATGCGTTGATTTGATTTGCTTCACTGTGTTGCAACGTTGGCTCGCGAGAATCAAAGTCTTCCACGATTGATGGAAGCTTGAGAGAGCACTCATCGTCGTCGTATTGACGTCAATGTTAAAGGAGGTCAATGGCAAAAGGTTAAGCTAACGAGTAACGgctgattttaaaaaaaacggtaTGATGATTTAAAGGGGCAGGGTCTAAACGGGTAGGGCCGAAACAGGCCGGAGTCGCCCATTGTAACATCACTACAACATATGGGTTAGTAGCTTCTTTAGTTCAGTTGGCAAAgtaattttcatatatgtttcCAAGTCCCCAGTTCTATATATtgagaaaaatgtcattaaaatcccaAGTCTATATTTTCGTTGATTTTAAATCTCGAACTCtgtttttgaaggaaaaaaacactaattattTATTGACTTCCAAATAAATCGCAAACTCTCGTTGACTTAGCCTTTTGAGGCACAATGTTAAGTGGtcaaacagaaaaattaaacggggttaattatctgttaacgagatccgttaatagcaaaatgacgctgtttataacaccctaaaaccccccaaattgagaaatcgattctcaatttctccaattcacaaaccctaatcgatctaACCCTAGTCGAACATGATATCTTCGATGACGAGAAGATTCCAGATCTCTTTTTGTTATACACCGGAAGAACGGTCGACCAAGATTCTCTTCAGTTCTCGATGTAAAGATCGTTACACCGGCTCCACAAACACACTTCAATGGCACTCGACGGTCGAACGAAGCTACCACCGATGTCTTTAAGCTAGAACTCATCTCGTCAACTCGAAGAAGACGAGAGAAACCGAAgaagaaaattgaaattaaagaagaaaagataaattgagatcgattagggtttgtgaattgagaaaattgagaatcgatttcttaatttgggggttttagggtgttataAACAGCGTCGTTTTGCTATTAACGGATCTCGTTAACAGATAATTAACCCCGTTTAATTTTTTCGTTTGACCACTTAATGTTGTGGTCAAACGAAATTTGTTAGAGTTTTGTATattaaataatgaaaatgaaatgacAATCTGTGAGATTTTGACAGATTTTTCCATTGAATTTAGAAGATTTCAAAACAAGCCATCCTCTTCATTATTAAACGAGAAATAACATTATTGATATCTCATTATCATTGGTAGCCTGCAAAAAAACACATTAGAGTAAATGAGAAAATGGCCTTTTCATAAACAAGAAGTGAATATCATTATGCTTCAAACCCCCAATTCACACgagacattaaaaaaaagtctaGGTAGATGAGTGTAATTTTTAACAGGCGTGTGACATTTATATGTGGTCATGTTGGTGTAAGTGCTCTTGGTACTGTTGCAGCAAAGCATTTAGGTGATGACCAGTTGCAGGATCGTTACTTAGCCTGTTTCAATGAGGTTAGATTAACCCATGTTATAGCCAGTTGCAGGAACGgagtttttaaaagaattttggaaatccttcaaaattccaTCTTGAAGGCTGTGATTTTATGAATCACATTTTTCAActtaaaaaagataaaaagcctcttaaaatcattcaaagtagctaaattttaaaaagttgtgatattttgaataacagtagatttttagtgagttttaaaaattatgaattgaataacaagagattgtgaatcattttaaatgattttacataaatcataagttcaataacataggattttaaaagatttttaaaaatcatcaattgaataacaagtgattttaaaaataccttaAAATCCTCTAAAATACAAGTTTAATACCCCCCCTCTTAGTATTTTTTACTACTggatgcatttttttttctttttttttttttatgtttcttaggtaaaattatatactttcaattatattttatttttctatccaGTTTATCtttaacaaacttttttttaaatttattgttaaattatattcaaagaaaaataaacattttacagCAATTTTACAAACTGGTGTTTACATatttgaaaacttttgaaaataaaaaagagaaaaccatAGCATCAGTGGAACCTTGATGCCAACCAAGCCTGAATGAGGGTGCCATCCTTATCAGGCATTGTGTTGACCCTGTTATGAACGTTTTTGTCGATAAACTTCACCAGCTTCTCCACCGATGAGTGTGATTCCCCATGTCTCCTATCGTTTCTCTCCCACCAAATTGAGTGGATAGCATTCTAAAAAGTATAGTTCAATAGGAACCACTGTGTTTTGTCCAACTGTTTCCCCATAAGCAGATGTATCACCTGCGTCCAATCTGTGGTGTACTTGTCCGTAATAAGCCTTTTACCAACGACTCCCAAAGCTGCTGCGTGAACGgacagagaaaaaacaaatgctCTCGTGTCTCCATCAGATGATTGCAGAAAACACAGCCTGGATTTGCGGTTGTGTTCCAGTTTACCATATGTTCCCCTGTTGCGAGTCTGTTTTTCACCACCAGCCAAGTGAGAAAGCAAAACGTGGAGTTGCTTGAGAGAACCAAATTACTCGAGACTCCTCCATTAATGAATGTGTTCCATGGATGTGCAACCAGGTGTCCTTTGTTCGAAAGTTCTTATGATAAACGTTACTTTTCCGCTTCCACAGAGAAACATCTTGTCGATTATGATCACGGACAAGTTGTTTCTTGTGGAGTTCATCTTCAATCAAACTAAGGAACTCATTCCGACTTCGTCTACGGCGAGTCTGGTCCATTGCTTCAGCTACCGTACTTGAGATTGGTATTCCCATAGATAAGCAACCACGGTCCCCAACCTTCTCGTATAGACGACCCAAAGAACTCCAGTCATCAAACCAGAATGAAGTGGACTCACCATTATAAACCTCTATGCGGTGAAACTGTTTTGCTAGGTCCTTGTACTTTAGAAGCTTCTTCCAAATCCAGGATCCAGAAACGGTGTTATCTTTTTCCGACCAGAAAGAGCCACTGCGAATGAGGTAGCGGTGGATCCAGTTAACCCATAGTGAGCCCTTGGCAGAGATAATTCTCCAAATCAGCTTTAGGACACTCACATTATTAGCCTCACATAATGAACGAAGCCCCAAACCACCCTCAGACTTAGGGAGACAAACCTCTGTCCATGTTAACTTAATCTTCTTAGCATTTAAAGTTGGGCTAGACCACAGGAAAGCCGAGCACAGCTGATCAATTTCGTGAATGCATGCTTTAGGAAGTCTATAGGCAGAAATCCAAAAGTTTGTAATACTGAAAATAACCGATCGGAGAAGCTGAAGACGTCCAGCAAACGAGAGTGTTCTAGCAGTCCAAGAATTTATCTTTGAACGTATGTTTTCTAACAGAGGGAGATAGTCTGAAGAGGACATATGCTTTGGGAGGAGCGGGAGACCAAGATACCGAACCGGTAAAGAGCCTAAAGCAAAAGGCAATTGCTGAAGAATCTCTCTCTTCTGATCAGTGGAGACACCAGccatatataatattgatttcTCCAGGCTAATATTCAGTTCTGTATGAAttgcaaaatcatcaaaaacacGTAGTGCACCTTGAATAGATGTCTTGTCTCCATCTACAAAGACCATCAGATCGTCGGCAAAGCATAAATGAGTTAACTGCAGATGTTTACAATTCGGGTGGAAGCTGAAGACCTTTTCTTGAGCTGCCTTATCAAGCTTGCAGGACAGCACATTCATGCAAATAACGAACAAATAAGGACTGAGAGAACACCCTTGACGAAGACCACACAAACTACCAAAATATCCAGCTAACTCGCCATTGACTTGGACAGAGAAAGAGGCCGTCGTGATACAAGTTTTTATCCAGAGCACAAATTGTTTCGGGATATCCAGCGCTCGAAGAGTTGTGAGAAGGAAGTCCCACTGCACTGAATCAAAGGTTTTTGATATATCTATCTGCATTGCACACCTGGGGGAAACCGTGTCCTTATGATAATCTTTAATAATCTTTGTAGCGAAGAGAACGTTTTCCATTAACAGTCTATCTTTAACAAAAACAGACTGATTAGGAGTGATAAACTTGGGTAGAATAATCTTTAGCCGGTTTGCAAGGATTTTGGAGATCACCTTGTAGATCACATTGCAGCAAGATATCGGTCGATAATCTTTCATAacctttgcttttttcttttttggaatcaAGGCTAAGATGGTGGAGTTGACGCCCTTAGGTAAGAAGCCAGTTTGAAAAAAAGATTGGACCGCAACTAAGAAATCCTCTCCCACAATAGACCAAGACTCCTTGAAAAACTCTGTCGTGAAACCATCAGGACCTGGTGATTTGCTTGATGGCATCGAAAATAACACTCTCCTAATCTCCTCATTAGTGACATCATGAGTCAGAAGTTGCTTATCACTTGCACCACATTTGAACCCAAGATCCCCTCCAGCTCCTCACGAGACCAAGTCTATAAATTTGCAGGTTGCAGGGTGAGAAATTCCTTGAAATACCTCTCCGCTTCCAGCTTGATATGGTCTAGTTTATCAACCAATCTCCCATCGTCACAAAGAATTTCCCTGATAGTATTTATTTGTTCTCTCAATGTTGCAGGAATGTGAAAAGCTTTATTATTTTGATCACCCACTTTCAGCCAATGGAGCTTTGCCTTTTGCTTTAGGTAACTTTCCTCAATGTCTGATAGTCTTTGCCATTTTGCATATGCATCAGCCTCAGCACTAATCGCATGTGGGGAGGGGTGTGCCATTGTCTGCATCTGCAACTCACATAGACACTTATAGGCTTCCTTCGTACGGATGGTGATATGGCCAACCTGTTGTTTCCCCATGGACCTCAGTAGCGGTTGCAGACCCTTTAATTTCTTTGAGAACCTATGCATTGCAGATATAGAGTGGAAGAGTGGTGGAGACTTTGTCCATCTCTCAGCTAGAAAGGTGTGGTCGTCAGGGTGATTAGTTGTTGCCTTCATAAATTTAAACGGCTTCTTGACCCGCTTCTCTTCCTCCGAAATATAGAATCTGCATCGCATATGATCCGAACAACCCCCTGattcaaaaacagagtaagactGATGGTACTGGTGCAGCCATGACTTGCTAATCAGCACCCTATCCAATTTCTTGCATATAACCCCATCCTGCCTTTTATTACACCATGTAAATTTTTGTCCCTAATAACTCATATCCGTGAGCTCACAATGACAAACCAGATCCTGAAAATCACGCATACCATGGGAGATAGTCGGAGATGAAGCAAACAAAGAGTGATCACCTCCCTCCAACACCTCATTGAAATCACCGCAAATAATCCAAGCTTtgttcttaaacattggtgagTCATGATGATATCGGAGATCTTGCTAGAGAGCTTTCCTATCTGCAGCAAGGTTTGCAGCATATACGAAGGTGGCAAAAAATTCCTCCAGCTGCCCCTCAATATGTATAGAAACTGTGATTAATTGTGAAGTCTTATATACCGGTGTTACCCGTACGTTATCCCTCCAAACTAACCAAATACGGCCCAAACGATGCTCATCATAGTTTGAGAGTAGAGACCAGTCAGCAAAGACCACTCAAAACACTCGATCAACTCTTTTCTCCTTTACCTTTGTTTCAAGTAAACAGCCAAAATCAAAATGACATTGGTTTGTCCACTCACGGGCCACAAtgtgcttttcttttttattaaacccCTTGATATTCCAAAAGAAACCAGACATCAAAGTTTCTTGGGGTTTGACGTGTTTGCGTTGTACTAGGAGGCAAGATCCTAGAGCTCTGCTGACCATCTTTTGATAGAAACTTGTGTCCGTCTTTGGAAGCACGCGGTAGAGAAGGTCTAATTGTCACTTCAGCTCCATAAGGATCACTAGTGCAATCCGCAGTAGGCTTCGTATTCGTCTGCTCTACAAACAACTTAGCATTCATCTCCAAAGCTTGGTTCTCTGATTTGTTCGTATCCAAGCAAGCTTCCTCAATCTCTTCCCCTAGCTCATCATTGTCACTAAGACAGGAAAAACTATTCGTCACAGCCGAAATCTCCTGATCACTTTTAGTTGGTAATTTGCCCGGACTACGGATACTTTTTGTTGGTGTCTGCAAACCTACCCCCACATCCTCCACACCCTCTGTACTATCCTGCACAACAACAATCACAGTACTATCCTTTGTACTATCCTCAATATTGTCAACTGTTTGTCGTGTAGGGNGTAGGGATAGCGTGTTTCTTACCCTCTTGCACCACAGTCATAACAACCGCCATCTTATTGGTAGTGACCTCCAAATCACCAGCTCCATCACTCTCCCCTTTACTCTCCTCCGTGTTTTGTCCTACAGGGACTGCAGGAAGTTCTGTTTCGAGTTCTCCAGCCACCTTTGTCTTTAGCAAACAATCATTACTTAAATGACCCCATTAAGAGCAAACAGTACACCGCGGAGGCAACAATGGATGTACAAACTCCACCACTGTATCCCCACCCTTACCTgacttaaaagagaaaaaatttgGCAATGCTCTTGTTAAGTCCGCTTCTACTAAAATTTTTGCTTCCTCGAAAGATTTACATGCCTTAGTATCAGGATGTAATCGCGGTGGTACCCCTAAAGGACTAGTAACAGCACTCAGCACTTTCCAAGAGAAGTACTTGGCGGGGACATTCTTGATAATGATCCATAACGGGATTGTTT from Camelina sativa cultivar DH55 chromosome 9, Cs, whole genome shotgun sequence encodes:
- the LOC104710703 gene encoding putative pentatricopeptide repeat-containing protein At3g28640, which gives rise to MSALSSFHQSWKTLILASQRCNTVKQIKSTHTLFIIHGLHRNTYAISKLLTAFLHLPNLNKHFHYASAIFDSIEIRNSFVYDTMIRICSRSSLPHLGLRYFRLMVSEDEEEEEDIAPSYLTFHFLIVACLKACLFSVGKQIHCWVIKNGVFLSDGHVQTGVLRVYVEDRVLVDARKVFDEIPEPDVVKWDVLMNGYVRCGLGSEGLELFKEMLVRGIEPDEFSVTTALTACAQVGALSQGKWIHEFVKKKKIWINSDVFVGTALVDMYAKCGCIETAVEVFEKLSKRNVFSWAALIGGYAAYGYAKKAIMCLDRMEREDAIKPDSVVLLGVLAACSHGGFLQEGRTMLENMEDRYGITPKHEHYSCIVDLMCRAGRLDDARGLIEKMPMKPLASVWGALLNGCRTHKNVELGELAVRNLLELEKGNADEEEAALVQLSNIYFSAQRNLEATKIRGMMDQKGIRKAPGCSVLDVDGNVTKFVSGDVSHPNLLQIHTVIHLLSVDALQIL
- the LOC109126379 gene encoding LOW QUALITY PROTEIN: uncharacterized protein LOC109126379 (The sequence of the model RefSeq protein was modified relative to this genomic sequence to represent the inferred CDS: substituted 1 base at 1 genomic stop codon) — encoded protein: MGTRSTYEGPRGASELDATYDHLKQELVSGEXNRKVLVVAEEAGEAYKPVQPPGVLSSFCFPKYQHPIKSSPVWLTYEEYHVTPSLTGSHSVDESSLRGSVCVTFLPVMPRNIGMFEAVRYFPKQLLRRITSASSTTSTVHLAFIDRPSLSWLTDSSSSSARRYLSW
- the LOC104715105 gene encoding uncharacterized protein LOC104715105, coding for MFKNKAWIICGDFNEVLEGGDHSLFASSPTISHGMRDFQDLDGVICKKLDRVLISKSWLHQYHQSYSVFESGGCSDHMRCRFYISEEEKRVKKPFKFMKATTNHPDDHTFLAERWTKSPPLFHSISAMHRFSKKLKGLQPLLRSMGKQQVGHITIRTKEAYKCLCELQMQTMAHPSPHAISAEADAYAKWQRLSDIEESYLKQKAKLHWLKVGDQNNKAFHIPATLREQINTIREILCDDGRLVDKLDHIKLEAESDKQLLTHDVTNEEIRRVLFSMPSSKSPGPDGFTTEFFKESWSIVGEDFLVAVQSFFQTGFLPKGVNSTILALIPKKKKAKVMKDYRPISCCNVIYKVISKILANRLKIILPKFITPNQSVFVKDRLLMENVLFATKIIKDYHKDTVSPRCAMQIDISKTFDSVQWDFLLTTLRALDIPKQFVLWIKTCITTASFSVQVNGELAGYFGSLCGLRQGCSLSPYLFVICMNVLSCKLDKAAQEKVFSFHPNCKHLQLTHLCFADDLMVFVDGDKTSIQGALRVFDDFAIHTELNISLEKSILYMAGVSTDQKREILQQLPFALGSLPVRYLGLPLLPKHMSSSDYLPLLENIRSKINSWTARTLSFAGRLQLLRSVIFSITNFWISAYRLPKACIHEIDQLCSAFLWSSPTLNAKKIKLTWTEVCLPKSEGGLGLRSLCEANNVSVLKLIWRIISAKGSLWVNWIHRYLIRSGSFWSEKDNTVSGSWIWKKLLKYKDLAKQFHRIEVYNGESTSFWFDDWSSLGRLYEKVGDRGCLSMGIPISSTVAEAMDQTRRRRSRNEFLSLIEDELHKKQLVRDHNRQDVSLWKRKSNVYHKNFRTKDTWLHIHGTHSLMEESRTRNRGTYGKLEHNRKSRLCFLQSSDGDTRAFVFSLSVHAAALGVVGKRLITDKYTTDWTQNAIHSIWWERNDRRHGESHSSVEKLVKFIDKNVHNRVNTMPDKDGTLIQAWLASRFH